Part of the Maridesulfovibrio sp. genome, TACGCCCGTGAATTACTGATCGGAATCTGGAATGCGCAGGAAGAACTTGACGAAGTTATCGGTCGCTACTCCAAACATTGGAAGATCGAAAGAATCGCAAAAGTCGAACTGGCGATCCTACGACTCGCTGTATACGAACTGGTTCACAAGCCCGATATTCCCCTCAAAGTGGGTATCAACGAGGGCATTGAACTGGCCAAGAAGTTCGGCGACGGCAACTCCCGTAACTTCATCAACGGTATTCTCGACGCAGTAGCCCGTGACATCGACACCGGCAAATTCAAGGTTGAGAAAAATTTCTAATTGCCTTCGGCGACCCCTGCCGGGGAGGCCTTAAACCCTTTTTGTAAAAAGGGTTTAAGAATCCCAAAAACTTTTATCAGGGCTTCGCCGCTTTGTATGAATAAATCGTTGTAAACAATTAGGGATTCCAAAGGGGCTTAGCTCCTTTGGCCGCCGGAGGCGAAATCAATTCGTCAAAAGCGCGATAGCGCCTCTGGTCCAGCTCCCGGCAGGTCCGCCGGAGGCAATCCCGCATCAAAAGGATTTTCAAATGGGTTTTGGGAAATACGAACCGGAATTGATTGAAAACAAGTGGCAGAAGGAATGGACCGAGAAGGGTGCTTTCAATGTGGAAGCCGACGAGTCCCGCCCCAAGTACTATGTACTGGAAATGTTTCCCTACCCTTCCGGGAAAATCCACATGGGCCATGTGCGCAACTACTCCATCGGTGATGTTGTTGCCCGTTACAAACGCATGAAAGGTTTCAACGTGCTCCACCCCATGGGCTGGGACGCATTCGGCCTTCCTGCTGAAAACGCGGCTATCAAACACAACACCCACCCTGCCGAGTGGACCTACGCCAACATCGATGACATGCGTACCCAGCTTAAACGTCTGGGCTACTCCTACGACTGGCGCCGCGAACTGGCTACCTGCCACCCCGGCTATTACAAATGGGAACAGCAATTTTTCCTCAAATTTCTGGAAAAGGGTCTGGTTTACCGCAAAAAGTCCCCGGTCAACTGGTGTGAAACCTGCCATACCGTTCTGGCTAACGAACAGGTTGAAGAGGGGCTTTGCTGGCGCTGTGACACCGAAGTTGTCCAGAAAGAACTTTCCCAGTGGTTCATGCGCATCACCGATTACGCTGAAGAACTGCTTGAAAGCCTGAATGAGCTTGAAGGCGGCTGGCCTGAACGCGTTATCACCATGCAGCGCAACTGGATCGGTAAATCCATCGGTGCGGAGCTCGACTTCGAAGTTGAGAACTGCGATGAAACCATCAGTGTTTTCACCACCCGTCCTGATACCCTTTTCGGTGCAACTTTCATGTCTCTGGCTGCCGAGCATCCCATGGTGGAAAAGCTCATCGAAGGCAAGCCGGAAGCAGACAAAGTCCGCGAATTTGTACACAAGGTCTCCAATATGGACCGCATTGTACGCGGTGCTGACGACCTCGAAAAAGAAGGCGTTTTCACCGGAGCATACTGCATCAACCCACTCAACGGTCAGAAGATGCCCATCTACGTGGCAAACTTCGTCCTCATGGGTTACGGTACCGGCGCAGTAATGGCTGTTCCCGCACACGACCAGCGCGACTTTGAATTCGCCAAGAAATATGACCTGCCTATGCAGATAGTCATCCAGCCTGAAGGGGAAACCCTTAAACTGGAAGAAATGGAAGAAGCATACTCCGCTCCCGGTGTACTGGCTAATTCCGGCGAATTCGACGGCATGCCCAACGAAGATGCCAAGGGCGCAATTGTCGAATTTCTCGGCAAGTCCGGCAAGGGCAAGAAGTCCATCAACTACCGTCTGCGCGACTGGAACATTTCCCGTCAGCGTTTCTGGGGCTCCCCCATTCCGGTAATATACTGCGACGAATGCGGCATTGTGCCCGTTCCCGAACAGGACCTGCCCGTTGTACTGCCCGAAGATGCAGTAATGAACGAGGACGGTCGTTCTCCGCTGCCGGATATGGAAAGCTTCCACAACGTTACCTGCCCCAAATGCGGCAAGGCTGCAAAGCGTGAAACCGACACCATGGATACCTTCGTGGAATCCTCATGGTACTTCATGCGCTACACCGATTCCCGCAAGGCTGACGCTCCCTTTGACAGCAAGTCCCTCGAATACTGGACTCCGGTAGACCAGTACATCGGCGGTATTGAGCACGCTATCCTGCACCTGCTCTACGCAAGATTCTTCACCAAGATCCTGCGTGACGAAGGTTACACCGAGCTTAGCGAACCGTTCAAGAACCTGCTCACTCAGGGCATGGTCCTCAAAGACGGTGCCAAGATGTCCAAATCCAAAGGCAACGTAGTTGACCCCAACGCCATGATCAACAAATACGGTGCGGACGCCACCAGACTGTTCATCCTCTTTGCCTCCCCGCCTGAAAAAGACCTCGAATGGTCCGATCAGGGTCTGGAAGGAGCGCATCGCTTCCTGAACAGAATCTGGAGACTGGCAGAAGAATTCGAAGGCAAGCTCAGCGCAACCGGCGCATGTGCCAAACCTTCCATGGAACTTTCTTCCGATGCCAAGACCCTGCGCCTCAAGGAACACGAGACGGTAAAGCGCGCCAGCCGTGACATGGAGAACAAATTCCAGTTCAACACTGTCATTGCTGCAAGCATGGAGCTGGTCAACGAGATTTACTCTCTCAAAGACAAGCTCATGGAAACTGAAGACGGCCGTTTCGCGCTCTCTTCCGCATACAGCACCGTGCTGACCGTGCTCTCCCCCATTGCTCCGCATATCTGCGAAGAACTCTGGGCTGCCATGGGTTACGAAGGCTACATTGCCGAAGTAGAATGGCCCGAGCACGACGAAGAAGCACTGGTTACCGACGAAATCCTGATCATCATTCAGGTTAACGGTAAAATGCGCGGAAAACTCTCCGTGCCCGCTGCTGCTTCCAAAGAAGAAATTGAAAAAACAGCACTTGCCCACGAAAACGTGACCAAGCATACCGATGACAAAACCATCCGTAAGGTTATCGTAGTTCCCGGCAAGTTGATTAATATTGTTGCAAATTAGCCCTTCGGGGACCAGAGAGGGAAACTTTTCCAAAAGTTTCCCTCTCTGGACTCTCCCTTCAAAACTTTTTAACGGGCTTCGCGTCATGAGGAGTTAGAGCTGTGGTTATTATGAATTCTGTGAAAAAGCTGGTCCTGCTGCTGTGTGTTGTTTTTGCTGTATCTGCCTGCGGCTACCATAACTCTGCTACTGAGCCGAACAGGGTCAGTAAACAATTCCATGAAGTTGCTATCGCAAAAGTGGAAAACCCCACTCTTGAACGCTGGCTTGAGCCTAAAATCCGCTCCATGCTCCGTGATGAGATCACCCGCCGCGGCCAGTTGGTCTGGACCGATAAGTCCAAGGCAGAAGCACTCATCAACATCAGGATTCTGGAACTTTCCGACGGCAGCCGCATCCTCGGCGATCAGGACGTAACCCTGAAATACGACATGACCCTCAAGGTCCAGATGCAGGTCATCAGTGCATCTGACGGTGCCCTGATCTGGAACTCCGGTCCCATGACAGTGACTGAATCTTACTACACCGGTCAGGAAGATGCGACCCAGCAGTTGGTCACCAAGCTCATGGTCCGCCGTCTCGTGGACCGCATGAATCAGGCTTACTAATTTTTCTATTAAGGAATTCCATGTCCAGACCCGGATACATGTTTCTCATCTGCCCTGATGCAGAGCTGCTGCACGCCAACATTGCCGAGCTGCAGGAAAAGCACGGGGCCACAGATTACGAGAAAAAAGTATACTGGGCAGACGAAGACCTGCCCCAGCAATTCTGGGACGACCTGACCTTGCAGACCCTTTTCGGCTCCAGCAAGATTGTTATCCTGCGCCGCGCTCACAATTTAAAGGCTGCGGTCTGGGATAACCTGGATAAGACGGTCGCATCCCTTGCAAGTTCATCTTTCCTTTTTATCTGCCTTGAAGGGCAATGGAAAAGCAAGACACCGCCAATTCCGGCAGTACTGAAAAAACGCAAATGCTGGAAATTTGCAGAAAAACAGAAATGGTTCTGGCAATCAGCAGGACTGGATCAGAAATCCATTTCTGGATTTGTGGGAAAATGGGCCAGAGCCAACGGACTGCAAGTTGACAGCCCGGTTCTGAATGCCCTTGCCCAAGCTCTGCCTAAAGATGCCCGAGCCGCCCGGCTGGAGCTGGACAAGCTGGACTTGGCTGCCGGACCTGAACGCAAGATTCTCATGGAACATGTGGGACTGATCGCCCATTCCGAAGAGATGGATTTCTTTGCATTCATGCGGTCCATGTCCGAAGGCGGAGACCCGGTAGAAATCTGGCGCAGGGTGCTGACCAACCACAGCGAAAAAGATTCCATGATCTTCATGCTCACCGCATCTCTGACCCGTGAAGCACGGGCCCTGTGGATGATGATTCATGGCGAAGATTCGGAAGTTCGCCTTCCTCCTTTTGTGAAGAAGCAGAAACAGGCCCTTGCCCAGAGATTGGGCCCGGCCCGCATTGCAAGGCTGTTTGATATCGTTATGGAAGCTGAAATAGGTATCAAGACAGGCCAACGCAAGCCGGAACAGGCCCTTGAACTGCTGGTGGCCTCTCTGACATCATTATTCGCGCCACCGCAAAGCAGACGCTGATTTAATTCAAAACAGTTTTTGAACCGTGTAAAAAGATCATTTTTACACGGTTTTTATGTTTTTGAGCCTGTTTTACACCATTTCATAGGTTAAACAGGTTGCTTTGCACCTGCATCCGGTTTATCCCTGAAAGAAGAAATTCCGTCCGCCGATTTCTCATCCATTTGTCTGAATCAGGCTCCTGTCGGAACAGTACTACTTGCCAAAGCATACTTACTATTTATTTATGAACGACAAACCCCATTACCACGGTCACCGCCAGAGACTGAAAGAAAAACTGGGCAAAGACGCGACAAGTCTTGCCGATTATGAAATTCTGGAACTTATCCTCGGACAGGTTCTGCCCAGGCAGGATACCAAGCCCCTCGCCAAGGAACTCCTAGCTGAGTTCGGCAGTCTGGGCGGGGTTTTCAGGGCACCGGAAGAGCAATTGAAAAAGTTCAAGGGGATCGGTCCGGGAGTTTTAATATTTTTCACGCTTATGCGTGAATTCTGGACCAGAATTGCCGAGGAACCCATGAACGGCAAGGAAGCTATCTCCTCGCCGGATGCAGTCTACAAGGCAGCCATGGCCAGAATAGGAAATTTGTCAAAAGAAGAGTTCTGGATTGCACTGGTCAATAACCGCAACAAAGTGATATGCTGGGAAAGGCTATCGGAGGGTACTGTGGATAAGACCGCAGTCTATCCGCGGGAAGTTGTGGCACTAGCCCTGCGCCATAATGCCAGCGGAGTGATTCTGACCCATAACCATCCCGGCGGGGACCCGTCTCCATCTCCTGAAGACACAGAGAGAACCATGGAAATAGCCGCCCTCTGTCAGGACATGGAAATACGTCTGCTGGACCACGTAATCGTGACTGCAGACAGGTTCCACAGCTTCAAGGAAGCAGGATATTTGTAGTTCACCTCAACTCAAAAGGAGGGGCCTATGACCAGAAGCTATCATTGTGTTGTTACCGGCAAGGTGCAAGGAGTATTCTTCCGGGCCTGGGTAAATGACCAGGCTGCGGCGCTGAACCTCAACGGCTGGGTACGTAATCTGAATGACGGAAAGATTGAAGTACTGCTGCAAGGCGACGAGGCAAAGGTCGCTGAGATGAGAACCAGACTGCTGGTCGGTCCTCCTCTTTCACAGGTTGCAGATGTGAAGTGTGAATGGATGGATTACGAAACCGAGCACAAGGGATTTGAAATCCGTTAGTGAAGGCCCAAAATAAAACTTTATTTATTTTGGTAAAAAACATCAGGCTCGTGGACGAACTACAGTCCGGCCCTGATAAAACAGACTGTAAAGCTCTCCTGCCCCGGCCTTTCCGGTACGGGGCAGGAGATATAATGCTTTTTTTAAATAGCGAACGAACCACTTCTGAACGAAAGGATTTTGCGTTGAAGAAAAAGAAATCACCCATCAAACCTCTGAAACTGAACAAAAAAGACAAAGCGGAAGCCCAGAAGAAAGCGCGAAAGGTATCTTCTCCTGACGCCGGCAATGATCAGGGTCTCAACAAGCCTCCGGTCTCCCCGCTGAATGTCCTGCATGATGCGGCAGATCTACTGGAAGATGCGGGCTCCATCCCTGATGATGCCCATGTGGATATCCCCACCACCCTTCCGGTTCTGGCTGTCCGGGACATCGTTGTCTTCAACTACATGATCCTTCCGCTATTCGTGGGCCGTGAGAAGTCAGTCAATGCTGTGGAAGCGGCCATGACCAGCAACCGCTATGTCATGATCCTCACCCAGAAGGATGAAAGCGTTGAAAATCCCGAACATGAAGACCTCTACTTAACCGGAACCGTATGCATGATCATGCGCATGCTCAAGATGCCTGACGGTCGCCTGAAGGTGCTGGTACAGGGTGTTTCCCGTGCCAGAATCAAGAGATTCATCGGTTCTGAACCTTTTCATATTGCTGAGATAGAGTCTATACCCGAAGCTGAGTCCGGAAAACTGGATGCCACTCAGGAAGCACTGGTCCGCTCCTCCCGCGAGCAGAGTGAGAAAATCCTGACCCTGCGCGGTATATCCTCAGCTGACATCATGAGTGTTCTCAACAGTGTCAACGAACCGGGCCGCCTTGCCGACCTGATTGCTTCAAACCTGCGTATGAAGGTAGAGGTTGCCCAGTCCATCCTTGAGTGCGGTGAACCTGTTAAACGGCTGACTCTGGTCAACACCCAGCTCACTCAGGAAGTGGAAGTCGCTTCCATGCAGAATAAGATCCAGTCCATGGCCAAAGAAGGCATGGACAAGGCTCAGAAAGATTTCTATCTGCGCGAGCAGCTCAAAGCGATTAAAAAAGAACTTGGCGAATCCACCGATGAAGCAGAGGAAGCCGAAGAAATTCGTGCAGCCATTGTCAGAGCCAAAATGCCCAAGGAAGTTCGCAAGGAAGCGGAAAAGCAACTCCGTCGCCTCGAAGCAATGCACCCCGAAGCATCCGAGGCCACAGTCATCCGCACCTATCTGGATTGGATGATCGAGCTTCCGTGGAACAAGCAGTCCCGCGATCGTCTTGATATTATTGAAGCCAAGAAAATTCTCGATGAAGACCATTACGATCTTGAAAAGGTCAAAGAACGCATCCTCGAATACTTGAGTGTTCGCAAGCTGAACCCGTCCATGAAAGGTCCCATCCTCTGCTTTGTGGGCCCTCCGGGTGTCGGTAAAACTTCGCTGGGCCGCTCCATTGCACGCAGCCTGAAGCGCAAGTTCCACCGCATGTCCCTCGGCGGTATGCGCGATGAAGCAGAGATCCGCGGTCACCGCCGGACCTACATCGGCTCAATGCCCGGACGCATCATTCAGGGCATTAAGCAGTGCGGAACCCGCAACCCGGTGATCATGCTTGATGAAATTGACAAGCTCGGCTCTGATTTCCGTGGCGACCCTTCTTCAGCCCTGCTGGAAGTACTGGATCCGGAACAGAACAACACTTTCACCGACCACTACCTGAACGTGCCTTTCGACCTTTCCAAGGTCATGTTCATCTGCACCGCCAACGTGCTGGATTCCATTCCCCGTCCCCTGCTGGACCGCATGGAAGTTATCCGCATCCCCGGCTACACCGAACATGACAAGGTCAACATTGCCAAACGTTACATCCTTGGCCGCCAGTGCAAGGAAAACGGGCTCAAAGAAAATGAAATGATCATGGAAGATAATATCATCGCCAAGATCATCAAGGAATACACCCGCGAAGCCGGACTGCGCAACCTTGAACGCGAAGTCGGTTCCGTATGCCGTAAGCTGGCCCGCAAGAAAGCCGAAGGCGAGAAAGGACCTTTCGAAGTTACCGCTGACAACCTGCACAAGTATCTTGGAATTCCCAAGCATCTTGAAGATGAGAAGGAAAACGAACTTCCCGCAGGTGTCGCGCTGGGCCTCGCATGGACCCCCGTAGGAGGCTCTGTGCTGCATGTGGAAGTCTCTGCCATGCCCGGTAAAGGCAAGCAGCTGCTTACCGGACAGCTCGGCGATGTAATGAAGGAATCCGCACAGGCTGCGGTATCTTTTGCTCGCCGCCATGCAGAGGAATACGGTATCAGCCCCAAATTCCACGAAGAGCAGGACCTGCACATCCACGTGCCCGATGGAGCCACCCCCAAGGACGGACCGTCTGCAGGTGTAACTCTAGTTACTGCTCTTGTTTCTGCGCTGACCGGAATCCCAACCAACCCGGAACTGGCCATGACCGGGGAAATATCCCTGCGCGGACGAGTTCTTCCGGTTGGCGGCATCAAAGAAAAAATCCTCGCAGCCGTATCTCTGGGTATGAAACGGGTACTCATCCCCGCCCAGAACCAAAAGGATCTTGAAGACATTCCCGAAGAACTGTTGAAAAATATCGAGATCACTCCAATCGAGCGCATTGATGAAGTCTGGCCCATTGCCAAGACCAAGTAATCAATCACCAAAAGAGATATTAAAGGCCCGCAAGCAACTAGCTTGCGGGCCTTTCTTTTTAGCCATCGACATCACCGAGAGAGTGCAATATAATCGCCAAGATACAACCTGAATTGGAGATATAATGCACAGAAGTTCCTATGCCCGCATGCAGTGGTTTGTTGAAAACTACTGTCACTCCCCGGAACGCAATTTATCCGTTCTGGATATCGGCAGTTGCGCAGTCAACAAAGACGATCCGTTACAAACCTACCGCCCTTTATTTGCAGAAGACAAATTCAGCTACACCGGACTGGATATGGTAACAGGTCCCAACGTGGATATTGCGGTGAATAATCCGTACTGCTGGCGGGAACTGGAAAACAATTCTTTTGATGTGGTTATCTCCGGGCAGGTATTTGAACATATAGAATTTTTCTGGGAAACAATGAAAGAAATAGCGCGGGTACTCAAAGCCGGCGGCTTGCTTTCAATTGTCGTTCCCGGACCATTCGGGGTCGCCTACCATGCCTGCCCGGTGGACTGTTACCGATTCTTTGCCGACGGCATGATCGCCATGGCCCGTTATGCCGGACTGGAGGTGATCCATGCTTCATCTGCCGCAGCCCCGAAAAATGCACCTGATATCTGGTATGAAACACGGGACAGTTTTCTAATCGCCCGCAAAAGTGAAAACCACCAACTACCGGATATGGCTGATTATATCTTTGAAAAGCCTGACTTCGAAAGAATGCGCAGCGGATTCATTCCCGACAATTACGAGAATAAGGTTTACTACGACATGTTTGCGGTCAGGATTGACGGCAGCGGCACGCTCCATGAGCTGAAAAATATGGAAATGGTCTACCTCTGGGCACTGCCGGATGATCGATTCTATATCTGGGGCACGGGGGGGCAATACGAACTGCATTATCAAACCTTGGTGCAACGAACCAGACCAAAAAATTTCATCGGTTTTCTGGACAGCAATCCCAAGATGCAGGGGACAGAACTGGACGAATATCCTGTTATGGCACCGCAAAATTGTGCTCATGATAAGCCGGATGTGATAATTATCGCTTCCCACGCCCGAAAGGAAATCATGGAAAACATCAGAAACATTCTTAGTAAATAATTCTCCGAGCTGGTGAAGCAGCCTTGCATTCTTCTCAAGCGGACTTATATGTAGGCCAGACATTGCCCCGCCTGACAATTTGGGCTATGCAATTTTTCGCACATGATATCTCAAAGCACGGAGTAAAGAATAAATGCCTATTTTCGAATATAAATGCGCTGACTGCGGCAAGGAATTCGAGGAACTGGTTTTCAATCGGGATGAGTGCCCGCCTTGCCCGGAATGTAAATCCGAGAAAACCGAAAAACTCATGTCCGCCTGTAAGTTCAAAACCGGCAGTGGAGTTCCTGATATGGGTGATTTCGGTGCTGCTCCCGCACCGGCAGCATCTTCCAGCAGCGGTTGTGCCGGGTGCTCCGGCGGCGACTGTTCTTCCTGTGGCAGTTAGATCAAAATAAAATTTCAAACAATACGGCGGAATAATGAGAAAAATTACCATCGCAACACGCGGCAGCAAACTTGCCCTCTGGCAAGCAAACCATATTTCCGACCTTCTGCGTGAAGAATATCCCGGAATCGAAGTTCAGCTGCTCAAGATCAAAACCAAGGGCGACAAGATTCTGGACGTTCCGCTGGCAAAAGTGGGCGGCAAGGGTCTTTTCGTAAAGGAAATCGAAGAAGCACTTCTTGATGGCCGTGCCGACCTCGCTGTTCACAGCATGAAGGATGTTCCCACCGAACTTCCTGAAGGTCTTGAAGTGGGCATTATTCCCCCGCGTGAAGCAGAAACCGACACCCTGCTTTCCGTTAAATACGATTCCCTCAAGGACCTGCCCGCCGGAGCGGTTGTCGGGACCAGCAGCCTGCGCCGCCAGTCTCAAATTCTGGCCCTGCGCGATGACCTGAAAATCGAATCCCTGCGCGGCAACCTTGATACCCGTGTAGGAAAGCTTCTCAACGGAGAATTCGACGCTATCGTGGTTGCTACTGCCGGACTGAACAGACTCAAGCTTTCCGCTCCCAAAAGTGAAGTCCTCGGCCCCCCGACCTTCCTGCCCGCAGTGGCACAGGGTGCGCTGGGCATTGAGTACCGCATTGAGGACACCGAGATTCAGGATATTCTTGCATTTCTGCACGACGAAATGACTGCACGTCAGGTCAAAGCAGAGCGCGGATTCCTGACCGGCCTTGACGGTGGCTGTCAGGTTCCCATCGCAGCTTGGTCCCAGCTTGAAGGAGATCAGGTCAAGCTGACCGGATTTGTTGCTGATATCGACGGTTCCAGCCCCATCCGCATGGAGAAGACCGGACCTGCCGATGACGCATGGAACATCGGCCTTGCCCTTGCCGAAGAAGTTCTGGCTGCAGGAGCCAAGGAAATTCTCGATCGCGTTTACGACAAGTGCTAGCGACCAGTTAAATTGACTGATTTAAGCCCGGAGCATGGTACATGCTCCGGGCTTTTTTAATAAATTCATTATTTTTTCATTAAGACCCTAAAGATAACATTCTGCTGACCGATAAGGCATATAAACAGGAATCATGTTCTTTTAAAAACCATCATTTATAACTTCCAAGGATGGAGGTATACAATGTCAAACGGAACCGAACTCAACAAGGTTTCACAGGTACCGCCCGTAAGGGACGAAGATCTTGCGAACTCTATGAAGAACCTGCAGAAGAAGAGACTGCAGAGGAAGGCATATGCTGACCCTGATATGCACCGCGAGCTGGTGAAGATTATTTCTTCACCTGTCTACAATGCGAATGCACAACTGATTCAGGCAGTCACCAGCAGCCGGGGTTCTGCTTAAAAAATTTCATATAAGGGAATCGCCAATTCCTCCTTAAAATAATAAAAGGCACAGGTTTGCGACAACCTGCGCCTTTTGTCTTTATATAAATGAGAATGCCTTCGGCGCCCCTACCGGTACCAAAGTAACTTTTACCTAACTCTGCTGCTTAAATTTATATAATCCGCAGCCTAGCCACGCCTTCTTCATGGGCCGCAACCTGTCCCACATGGGTGGCAAGATCACCAGCTTCCAGCAGCATATCCATGGCCTGCTGCAATTTACCTTCAGGCACAGCCAACACCAACCCGCCCGAGGTCTGGGCATCAAAAATCAGGTCAGTCTTAATACTGTCAGCATCTGCTGCAGCCTGCACTTGCGAGCTGCAATAGTTGCGATTGGCGAAACTTCCGGCCGGAATCATACCCATGGATGCCAGATCGACAACATCATCCATGAACGGCACTTTATCCAGCCACAGCTCAACAGCCACTCCGGAAGCATCAGCCATTTCCAGCACGTGCCCGCCAAGTCCGAATCCGGTCACATCTGTAGCACCTTTCAAGCCCAGCTCACGGATAACTTTTCCGCCCGCGTTGTTCAGCTTGGATGCCCACTTGTAAACGTCCCTTTCGAACCGTTCTGCACCGTCCCAGTCTGCCTTGAGTGCTGTAGCCAGCACTCCGGTACCGAGAGGCTTGGTCAGCAACAGCTGATCCCCTTCACGCAGCCCCTTGTTGGAAGCAAAACCGTCAGGATCAACCATTCCGGTCACCGAGAGTCCATATTTGATCTCATCGTCCTCAACACTGTGACCTCCGGCCAGAAC contains:
- the hemC gene encoding hydroxymethylbilane synthase, producing the protein MRKITIATRGSKLALWQANHISDLLREEYPGIEVQLLKIKTKGDKILDVPLAKVGGKGLFVKEIEEALLDGRADLAVHSMKDVPTELPEGLEVGIIPPREAETDTLLSVKYDSLKDLPAGAVVGTSSLRRQSQILALRDDLKIESLRGNLDTRVGKLLNGEFDAIVVATAGLNRLKLSAPKSEVLGPPTFLPAVAQGALGIEYRIEDTEIQDILAFLHDEMTARQVKAERGFLTGLDGGCQVPIAAWSQLEGDQVKLTGFVADIDGSSPIRMEKTGPADDAWNIGLALAEEVLAAGAKEILDRVYDKC
- the selD gene encoding selenide, water dikinase SelD, translating into MPKELVKTVKAAGUAAKIAPGDLEQVLCGLAVEDERLLTGLGGNEDSAIVSFPAGKALVQTVDFFTPVVNDPYWFGQIAAANSLSDVYAMGGEPWTAMNIVCYPMKEMGPDILREILKGGMDKIRESGAVLAGGHSVEDDEIKYGLSVTGMVDPDGFASNKGLREGDQLLLTKPLGTGVLATALKADWDGAERFERDVYKWASKLNNAGGKVIRELGLKGATDVTGFGLGGHVLEMADASGVAVELWLDKVPFMDDVVDLASMGMIPAGSFANRNYCSSQVQAAADADSIKTDLIFDAQTSGGLVLAVPEGKLQQAMDMLLEAGDLATHVGQVAAHEEGVARLRII